From the genome of Lutzomyia longipalpis isolate SR_M1_2022 chromosome 2, ASM2433408v1, one region includes:
- the LOC129791019 gene encoding G-protein coupled receptor Mth2-like isoform X2, with product MLLVKVILCLVISIHITVADSPCCPGENIFPDSCPNRTDTLLKCPHGKFMVDPLVTPDDEFEINEDGDLSLLEGDHIIEQGEFCVTNYRALANDSRRVALVCFTYNDASVSLYLIKGILTLISVCFIIVTLYVYWIIPGLRDTQDKVTCFCLICLASFFFLLGLVQIFTPENLIVNSVCVPLAFTLYFCIIAYFSWLNMVMVNVWKTTVVPRWRIHEKTWYTLCHIYAWSIPIILEVFMIVSHVTGSSWNPRIGHTSCWFAGAREMWIYVYIPISIMLAINVILFVWTCWILQMSNVHISPDRRRALQYKCMLYLKLFLLVGLTWIFEVFSYSYGDNSWFWIVVDIVNSLHGLLIFLILVVWRQRVRKELAGRKICCIRAPDSWQYGEDAEHERLNEEEGSDCKYEI from the exons ATGCTGTTGGTAAAAGTAATTCTGTGTCTTGTCATCTCCATTCACATCACCGTGGCAGATTCACCATGTTGCCCGGGTGAAAATATCTTCCCAGACTCCTGCCCAAATCGCACAGACACCCTCCTCAAGTGTCCACATGGGAAATTTATGGTGGATCCCTTGGTAACTCCCGATGATGAATTTGAAATCAACGAGGATGGGGATTTGAGTCTGCTGGAGGGTGATCACATTATCGAGCAAGGAGA ATTTTGTGTAACAAACTACCGAGCTTTGGCCAATGACTCCCGGAGGGTAGCTCTGGTTTGCTTCACGTACAACGATGCCTCGGTATCTCTGTACCTTATCAAAGGCATCCTCACCCTCATCTCCGTCTGCTTCATCATAGTCACCCTCTATGTTTATTGGATTATTCCTGGGCTCCGAGATACACAGGATAAGGTCACATGCTTCTGCCTCATATGCTTGGCatctttcttcttcctcctgGGTCTCGTGCAGATTTTCACACCGGAAAATCTCATCGTTAATAGTGTCTGTGTTCCCTTGG CATTCACCCTATATTTCTGCATTATTGCCTACTTCTCCTGGCTTAATATGGTCATGGTGAATGTGTGGAAGACAACAGTTGTCCCCCGATGGCGTATCCATGAGAAGACATGGTACACCCTGTGTCACATCTACGCATGGAGCATTCCAATTATTCTCGAGGTATTCATGATTGTTTCCCATGTAACTGGGAGTTCGTGGAATCCACGAATTGGACATACATCCTGCTGGTTTGCTGGGGCACGTGAAATGTGGATTTACGTCTACATCCCCATCTCCATAATGCTCGCCATTAATGTCATCCTCTTTGTGTGGACATGCTGGATTCTCCAAATGAGCAATGTCCACATTAGCCCAGACAGACGTCGTGCATTGCAGTACAAGTGTATGCTGTACCTCAAACTCTTCCTACTCGTGGGTCTCACGTGGATCTTCGAGGTCTTCTCCTACTCTTACGGTGACAATTCATGGTTCTGGATTGTCGTGGACATCGTCAATAGCCTCCATGGGCTCCTCATATTCCTCATCCTTGTCGTGTGGCGCCAGCGAGTCCGCAAAGAATTGGCCGGACGCAAAATATGCTGCATCCGTGCCCCTGACTCCTGGCAATATGGCGAGGATGCCGAACATGAGAGACTCAATGAGGAAGAAG GCAGTGATTGCAAGTATGAGATTTAA
- the LOC129791019 gene encoding G-protein coupled receptor Mth2-like isoform X1 — translation MLLVKVILCLVISIHITVADSPCCPGENIFPDSCPNRTDTLLKCPHGKFMVDPLVTPDDEFEINEDGDLSLLEGDHIIEQGEFCVTNYRALANDSRRVALVCFTYNDASVSLYLIKGILTLISVCFIIVTLYVYWIIPGLRDTQDKVTCFCLICLASFFFLLGLVQIFTPENLIVNSVCVPLAFTLYFCIIAYFSWLNMVMVNVWKTTVVPRWRIHEKTWYTLCHIYAWSIPIILEVFMIVSHVTGSSWNPRIGHTSCWFAGAREMWIYVYIPISIMLAINVILFVWTCWILQMSNVHISPDRRRALQYKCMLYLKLFLLVGLTWIFEVFSYSYGDNSWFWIVVDIVNSLHGLLIFLILVVWRQRVRKELAGRKICCIRAPDSWQYGEDAEHERLNEEEGSQIITTATTTPNTVTDVTTVTK, via the exons ATGCTGTTGGTAAAAGTAATTCTGTGTCTTGTCATCTCCATTCACATCACCGTGGCAGATTCACCATGTTGCCCGGGTGAAAATATCTTCCCAGACTCCTGCCCAAATCGCACAGACACCCTCCTCAAGTGTCCACATGGGAAATTTATGGTGGATCCCTTGGTAACTCCCGATGATGAATTTGAAATCAACGAGGATGGGGATTTGAGTCTGCTGGAGGGTGATCACATTATCGAGCAAGGAGA ATTTTGTGTAACAAACTACCGAGCTTTGGCCAATGACTCCCGGAGGGTAGCTCTGGTTTGCTTCACGTACAACGATGCCTCGGTATCTCTGTACCTTATCAAAGGCATCCTCACCCTCATCTCCGTCTGCTTCATCATAGTCACCCTCTATGTTTATTGGATTATTCCTGGGCTCCGAGATACACAGGATAAGGTCACATGCTTCTGCCTCATATGCTTGGCatctttcttcttcctcctgGGTCTCGTGCAGATTTTCACACCGGAAAATCTCATCGTTAATAGTGTCTGTGTTCCCTTGG CATTCACCCTATATTTCTGCATTATTGCCTACTTCTCCTGGCTTAATATGGTCATGGTGAATGTGTGGAAGACAACAGTTGTCCCCCGATGGCGTATCCATGAGAAGACATGGTACACCCTGTGTCACATCTACGCATGGAGCATTCCAATTATTCTCGAGGTATTCATGATTGTTTCCCATGTAACTGGGAGTTCGTGGAATCCACGAATTGGACATACATCCTGCTGGTTTGCTGGGGCACGTGAAATGTGGATTTACGTCTACATCCCCATCTCCATAATGCTCGCCATTAATGTCATCCTCTTTGTGTGGACATGCTGGATTCTCCAAATGAGCAATGTCCACATTAGCCCAGACAGACGTCGTGCATTGCAGTACAAGTGTATGCTGTACCTCAAACTCTTCCTACTCGTGGGTCTCACGTGGATCTTCGAGGTCTTCTCCTACTCTTACGGTGACAATTCATGGTTCTGGATTGTCGTGGACATCGTCAATAGCCTCCATGGGCTCCTCATATTCCTCATCCTTGTCGTGTGGCGCCAGCGAGTCCGCAAAGAATTGGCCGGACGCAAAATATGCTGCATCCGTGCCCCTGACTCCTGGCAATATGGCGAGGATGCCGAACATGAGAGACTCAATGAGGAAGAAGGTAGTCAAATCATAACAACTGCCACAACAACTCCCAACACTGTCACTGACGTTACAACCGTTACCAAATAA